The following are encoded together in the Desulfococcus multivorans genome:
- a CDS encoding YcaO-like family protein, which yields MPEAASFSADLVEYRLALMQTDGGIGYFSCVPKTEIDDAACLEALRTRPNDAFLRRHMLKRISLWDPADLGARLRSIPAADGFLRALLYEAILVYDHFASLRDTLRPEKVRRITGETPFIYLKSYLVPDQPLHSQWIDLFRANLNAHRMLPPPRNTGLSAPFFDKTLSQADPLHPGITAVREETAAMGLPEAPPRPPLEETSRIALEKLDALGIIAGEVQRHVASLSPVALLRQWHVDIGVCNGRHRFRISGLQNSYGRGLSLPAAQASLAMEMIERCSAFASVGDEGVEGYIRSYPLKRARYSELVKAGIPAVDPNRLALEAPYGDEPLHWIEGEAFGRDGAASVWVPAQCIFLFCNLDEIKLFSALGSTGLASGNTMDEARLSALLEIIERDHDGTTPFHPSQCFTVETVDPRVGPLLESYRDLGIHLQFQDLTSRLGVPCCKCFVRDIGGGIVKGTGCHLDARRALLSAMTETPYAFPYGPPSGSGLHGLVRVPLENLPDYRLGNSAADLRLLENLLAAWGYRPVYVDLTREDVGLPVVRALVPGMEITADFDRFSRVHPRLFANYLRNFGES from the coding sequence ATGCCTGAGGCGGCATCTTTTTCGGCAGACCTCGTCGAATACCGACTTGCACTGATGCAGACCGATGGCGGCATCGGCTATTTTTCGTGCGTACCAAAGACGGAGATCGACGACGCAGCATGCCTCGAAGCGCTCCGTACCCGGCCCAACGACGCCTTTCTGCGCCGTCACATGCTTAAACGGATCAGCCTTTGGGACCCGGCAGATCTGGGGGCCCGTCTCCGATCGATACCGGCTGCGGACGGATTCCTGCGCGCCCTTTTGTACGAGGCGATTCTGGTGTATGATCACTTCGCGTCCCTGAGGGACACCCTGCGACCGGAAAAGGTCCGACGGATAACGGGCGAAACGCCGTTCATTTACCTCAAATCCTACCTTGTCCCGGATCAGCCCCTTCATTCCCAATGGATTGATTTGTTCCGGGCCAATCTCAATGCGCACCGCATGCTGCCCCCGCCCCGGAATACCGGTCTTTCGGCGCCGTTTTTCGACAAGACCCTTTCCCAGGCCGATCCGCTCCATCCGGGCATAACGGCCGTTCGGGAAGAAACAGCGGCAATGGGATTGCCCGAGGCGCCCCCCCGCCCCCCTCTGGAGGAGACCTCCCGAATCGCCCTGGAAAAACTGGACGCCCTGGGCATCATCGCCGGGGAGGTCCAGCGACATGTAGCCTCCCTCAGCCCCGTTGCGTTGCTGCGGCAGTGGCATGTCGATATCGGCGTTTGCAACGGAAGACACCGTTTCCGGATCAGCGGGCTCCAAAACTCATATGGTCGGGGGCTTTCGTTGCCTGCGGCCCAAGCCTCTCTGGCCATGGAGATGATCGAGCGGTGTTCCGCGTTTGCCTCGGTCGGCGATGAGGGGGTAGAAGGTTATATCCGATCATATCCCTTGAAGCGGGCACGGTATTCCGAACTCGTCAAGGCCGGCATTCCGGCGGTGGACCCCAACCGTCTGGCCTTGGAGGCGCCATACGGTGACGAGCCTCTCCATTGGATCGAGGGCGAGGCGTTCGGGCGTGACGGGGCCGCGTCGGTTTGGGTGCCGGCCCAATGCATCTTTCTGTTCTGTAATCTTGACGAGATAAAACTCTTTTCAGCGCTGGGGTCCACCGGCCTGGCATCGGGCAACACCATGGACGAGGCCAGATTGAGCGCGCTTCTGGAGATTATCGAAAGAGATCACGACGGAACGACGCCCTTCCACCCTTCCCAGTGCTTCACCGTCGAGACTGTCGATCCCCGGGTGGGGCCTCTTCTTGAGAGCTACCGGGATTTGGGGATTCATCTGCAATTCCAGGATCTGACGTCCAGGCTGGGCGTCCCCTGCTGCAAGTGCTTCGTCCGGGACATTGGCGGGGGTATTGTGAAGGGAACCGGTTGTCATCTCGATGCCCGAAGGGCACTGCTTTCGGCCATGACCGAAACCCCCTATGCTTTTCCCTACGGGCCCCCGTCGGGGAGCGGCCTGCACGGGCTGGTCCGCGTACCCCTGGAGAATCTTCCGGACTATCGGCTGGGCAACAGTGCCGCCGATCTCAGGCTCCTCGAAAACCTTCTTGCCGCCTGGGGGTATCGACCCGTTTACGTAGACCTCACCCGAGAGGATGTGGGGTTGCCCGTGGTCCGTGCCCTTGTTCCGGGAATGGAGATCACGGCGGATTTCGACCGTTTCTCCCGGGTGCATCCCCGGCTTTTCGCCAATTACCTCCGGAACTTCGGCGAATCGTAA
- the tatC gene encoding twin-arginine translocase subunit TatC, with protein MEDDEKMPFTAHLEELRERLIKSFIAAGAGFLIAYGFKDKIFEILIRPLVKVMGEGDTLIYTGLPEAFFTYLKVAFLAGLMVASPVIIYQFWMFVAPGLYRKERKILLPIVVLSTFFFVGGALFGYFFVFPIGFQFFLGFANEKIQALPSMKEYLSFSAKLLIAFGLAFELPLVLTGMARMGIVTDVFLKKNRKYAILLFFVGAAIVTPPDVVSQVLLAVPLMALYELSIVGAKVFQPKKAGEEAAEAEGKPPEADTPKTGHENENGVSDDQDARSEVSSPESGEKNA; from the coding sequence CTGGAGGATGACGAGAAAATGCCCTTCACCGCCCATCTTGAGGAACTCCGGGAGCGTTTGATCAAATCCTTCATTGCGGCCGGGGCAGGTTTCCTGATTGCCTATGGCTTCAAGGACAAGATTTTTGAAATTCTCATTCGTCCGCTCGTCAAAGTGATGGGAGAGGGGGATACGCTCATTTATACGGGTCTGCCCGAGGCTTTTTTCACCTATCTCAAGGTGGCGTTTCTGGCAGGGCTGATGGTGGCCTCCCCGGTCATCATCTATCAGTTCTGGATGTTCGTGGCACCGGGGCTCTATCGGAAGGAACGTAAGATCCTGCTGCCCATCGTCGTGCTTTCCACCTTTTTTTTCGTCGGCGGGGCGTTGTTTGGATATTTTTTTGTTTTTCCTATCGGCTTCCAGTTCTTTCTCGGATTTGCCAATGAGAAAATTCAGGCGTTGCCTTCGATGAAGGAGTATCTCTCCTTTTCCGCCAAACTGCTTATCGCCTTCGGCCTTGCTTTCGAACTCCCGCTGGTCTTGACCGGCATGGCCCGCATGGGGATCGTGACCGACGTTTTCCTTAAAAAAAATCGTAAGTACGCCATTCTGCTCTTTTTCGTCGGAGCGGCCATCGTTACGCCGCCGGATGTGGTGAGCCAGGTCCTGCTGGCTGTGCCCCTGATGGCCCTCTACGAACTCAGCATCGTCGGAGCCAAAGTATTCCAACCGAAGAAAGCCGGCGAAGAAGCGGCGGAAGCCGAAGGAAAACCCCCCGAGGCGGATACCCCGAAGACGGGGCACGAAAATGAAAACGGCGTATCCGATGATCAGGACGCCCGGAGCGAGGTCTCCAGCCCCGAGAGCGGAGAAAAGAATGCCTGA
- a CDS encoding twin-arginine translocase TatA/TatE family subunit has product MFGMGMPEILLILAVALIVIGPKKLPDLAKSLGRAMIEFKRATSELKSSLEVDTDVMDVKKTFKDMDQTLKTSVDAAPQTVQKTEMSDVAKEASTPASKLEKPESESSGETLKEKAANDDA; this is encoded by the coding sequence ATGTTCGGCATGGGAATGCCCGAGATTTTACTGATCCTGGCCGTCGCGCTTATCGTGATCGGACCCAAGAAGCTTCCGGACCTGGCCAAATCTCTGGGACGGGCAATGATCGAGTTCAAGCGGGCGACGTCCGAACTCAAATCCTCCCTTGAGGTCGACACCGATGTGATGGACGTGAAAAAGACCTTCAAGGACATGGATCAGACCCTGAAGACATCCGTCGACGCAGCCCCCCAAACGGTTCAGAAGACGGAAATGTCGGATGTTGCGAAAGAAGCTTCAACCCCGGCTTCGAAGCTTGAAAAGCCGGAATCCGAATCCAGCGGAGAGACGCTGAAGGAGAAGGCGGCCAACGATGACGCATGA
- a CDS encoding aldehyde ferredoxin oxidoreductase family protein, producing the protein MDKILRIDVGAEGGPKVTVTELGAYAGMGGRAMTSMVVGSEVPPDCHPLGPENKLVIAPGLMSGSAASTSGRISVGCKSPLTGGIKESNAGGQAGQVMARLGYAAIIIEGEPKTDNLYKVFINKDTVEITPAGEFKMTTNYDLAEKMKALHGDKVAMISIGPAGEMKLCAASIAVTDREFRPSRHAGRGGVGAVMGAKGIKVIILDDAGCGMRKPRDPERFKAANKSFVEGLRKHAVTGEGLPAYGTNVLTNVINEAGAYPTYNFQKGQYADAAKISGEAQAELEQKRGGNPTHGCHVGCAIRCSGIFVDKDGNYITKQPEYETVWAHGGNCGICDLDAIAKLDFMDDNIGLDTIEMGVTIGVAMEAGLLKFGDAEGAERLIEEVGKGTPLGRILGNGAAFTAKAFGIERAPVVKNQAMPAYDPRAIKGIGVTYATTPMGADHTAGYAIATNILKVGGDVDPLSNEGQIELSRNLQIATAALDATGYCLFIAFAILDQQETFNAMVDTINGMYNLNMTGDDVVALGKKILSMEREFNRKAGFTKEDDRLPRFMKREPVGPHNVTFDITDEALDTVFNW; encoded by the coding sequence ATGGACAAAATTCTACGTATCGATGTAGGCGCGGAAGGCGGCCCCAAGGTCACGGTAACCGAACTCGGTGCATATGCCGGGATGGGCGGAAGGGCCATGACTTCCATGGTCGTCGGCAGCGAAGTTCCTCCGGACTGTCACCCCCTGGGTCCCGAAAACAAACTCGTCATCGCCCCCGGGTTGATGAGCGGTTCCGCAGCATCGACCTCCGGACGGATTTCGGTCGGCTGCAAGAGTCCGCTGACCGGCGGCATCAAGGAGTCCAACGCGGGCGGACAGGCCGGTCAGGTGATGGCTCGGCTGGGATATGCGGCCATTATCATCGAAGGCGAGCCCAAAACCGACAATCTCTACAAGGTCTTCATCAACAAGGACACGGTGGAAATCACTCCGGCCGGTGAATTTAAAATGACGACCAACTACGATCTGGCCGAGAAGATGAAAGCCCTGCACGGCGACAAGGTCGCTATGATCTCCATCGGACCCGCCGGCGAAATGAAGCTCTGCGCCGCTTCCATCGCCGTCACCGATCGGGAGTTCCGGCCCTCGCGCCATGCCGGCCGCGGCGGTGTCGGCGCAGTCATGGGTGCCAAGGGGATCAAGGTCATCATCCTCGACGACGCGGGGTGCGGCATGCGTAAACCCCGGGATCCGGAGCGATTCAAGGCGGCCAACAAGTCCTTCGTGGAGGGATTGCGAAAGCACGCCGTCACCGGAGAGGGTCTGCCGGCTTACGGTACCAACGTACTGACCAATGTCATCAACGAAGCCGGAGCCTATCCGACCTATAATTTCCAAAAAGGCCAGTACGCGGATGCCGCCAAGATCAGCGGCGAGGCTCAGGCCGAACTGGAGCAGAAACGCGGCGGCAACCCTACCCATGGGTGTCATGTGGGGTGCGCCATCCGGTGCTCCGGCATCTTCGTAGACAAAGACGGCAACTACATCACCAAACAACCGGAATATGAGACGGTTTGGGCCCACGGCGGCAACTGCGGCATCTGCGACCTGGACGCCATTGCCAAACTCGACTTTATGGATGACAATATCGGTCTGGACACCATCGAGATGGGGGTGACCATCGGCGTGGCCATGGAAGCCGGACTCCTCAAGTTCGGAGACGCCGAAGGCGCCGAAAGGCTGATAGAGGAGGTGGGCAAGGGCACGCCTTTAGGCCGAATTCTCGGGAACGGCGCAGCTTTTACCGCCAAAGCCTTCGGGATCGAACGTGCGCCGGTGGTCAAAAATCAAGCCATGCCGGCCTATGATCCCAGGGCCATCAAAGGGATCGGCGTGACTTACGCCACCACGCCCATGGGGGCCGATCACACCGCCGGATACGCCATCGCCACCAATATCCTCAAGGTCGGCGGCGACGTCGATCCCTTGAGCAACGAAGGTCAGATCGAACTGTCCCGAAACCTTCAGATCGCCACAGCCGCGCTGGACGCCACCGGCTATTGCCTGTTTATCGCCTTTGCCATTCTCGACCAGCAGGAGACCTTCAACGCCATGGTCGATACCATCAACGGCATGTACAACCTGAACATGACCGGCGACGACGTAGTGGCTCTGGGCAAGAAGATCCTTTCCATGGAACGGGAATTCAATCGAAAGGCCGGTTTTACGAAAGAGGACGATCGCCTGCCGCGTTTCATGAAGCGAGAACCTGTCGGCCCCCACAACGTCACCTTCGACATAACGGATGAAGCGCTCGACACGGTCTTCAACTGGTAA
- a CDS encoding HesA/MoeB/ThiF family protein: MMDCVKDDMTKGMAAAIRRSARRGNLPDGTPYDGIGTGAVAEIAREFRSAGWTVERTALENRVWPERYIRNMKTFSSKDQARLLGAAVTVVGLGGLGGTVTEILARGGIGTLGLIDADRFDESNLNRQFYSTVANIGLSKAEAARLRIAAVNPSVAVSAHPVFLDEERAVDLVRGADVVVDCLDTLKYRFVLESAAKDLGIPMVSAAIAGVAGHVTTILPEDEGLSRIYGDRDSVDEKGVERSLGCLPHAITILSALECAEVFKLLLGNSETLRNRLLVMDLTDYTFELLELA, from the coding sequence ATGATGGATTGCGTAAAGGATGATATGACCAAGGGGATGGCGGCGGCTATCCGACGGTCGGCCCGCAGGGGGAACCTTCCCGACGGTACGCCCTACGACGGCATCGGTACGGGTGCGGTGGCCGAAATCGCTCGTGAATTCCGGAGCGCCGGCTGGACGGTGGAGCGCACCGCCCTCGAAAACCGGGTGTGGCCGGAGCGTTACATCCGCAATATGAAGACGTTTTCCTCGAAAGATCAGGCCCGACTTCTGGGGGCTGCGGTTACGGTGGTGGGGTTGGGCGGTCTTGGGGGCACCGTAACGGAGATCCTGGCCCGAGGGGGTATCGGCACCCTCGGACTCATCGATGCGGATCGGTTCGACGAGTCGAACCTCAATCGTCAATTTTACAGCACCGTTGCGAACATTGGTTTATCCAAGGCTGAGGCGGCCCGTCTTCGGATTGCAGCGGTCAATCCTTCCGTCGCGGTATCCGCCCACCCGGTGTTTCTCGATGAGGAAAGGGCGGTCGACCTGGTTCGGGGCGCCGACGTGGTGGTGGATTGCCTGGATACCCTCAAATATCGCTTCGTTCTGGAATCCGCGGCAAAGGATTTGGGGATCCCCATGGTGTCAGCCGCCATCGCCGGGGTGGCCGGGCATGTCACGACCATTCTGCCTGAGGATGAAGGGCTTTCGCGCATTTATGGGGATCGGGACAGCGTCGACGAAAAGGGGGTCGAGCGCTCCCTGGGGTGTCTTCCCCATGCCATTACCATCCTTTCCGCCCTGGAATGCGCCGAGGTCTTCAAACTTCTCCTGGGAAATTCCGAAACCCTCCGAAACCGATTACTGGTTATGGATCTTACAGACTACACCTTTGAACTTCTTGAACTGGCGTGA
- a CDS encoding MoaD/ThiS family protein: protein MTDTISLRLFATLSKRMPEDADRYPITQGTTVRDIVERLKIKEDEARLIFVNNRKALLTSVLDDGDRLGIFPPVGGG from the coding sequence ATGACGGATACCATATCTCTGAGACTTTTTGCCACCCTGTCCAAACGCATGCCGGAGGACGCCGATCGATATCCCATTACGCAGGGCACCACTGTCCGGGATATTGTCGAGCGGCTCAAGATAAAGGAAGACGAGGCCAGACTCATTTTCGTCAACAACAGGAAGGCCCTTCTGACATCTGTGCTCGATGACGGTGATCGACTCGGGATCTTTCCGCCGGTGGGGGGAGGATGA
- a CDS encoding sigma-54-dependent transcriptional regulator — protein MQRLEPIQLLVVDDEHSIRRLLEKELSPTRHHVITAGTARDALALVRRKPFDVIILDIQLPDGNGLELLERFRKVSMGAEIILVTGFGDIDSAVEAMKRSAYDYITKPFNLDRLELVVEKAYQRACLTRENRLLRHKQGESPPHTLIGNSPTLDHVRFLVQKVAPTQVPVLITGESGTGKNVVSRNIHHLSRRSGYPLITKNCGTLQKELILSELFGHRKGAFTGAAESRDGLLALAHKGTLFLDEIGELPMDVQASLLRVLESQTFRRVGGQNERRVDIRFIFATNRNLTDEVEAGRFSQALYHRINVFNIELAPLRERKEDIPLLVEHFRRKLSVATPPCQVSKKAMQCLMVYDWPGNIRELQNVIERGIILAEEGWITERGLPRELVEAIRDTPSKDTPFFSLADMEKNHIQRVMRFVGGNRAKASEILGIGRKTLYRKLKSYETENENAPSFN, from the coding sequence ATGCAACGATTGGAACCCATACAGCTTCTTGTCGTCGATGACGAACATTCCATCCGGCGGCTCCTCGAAAAGGAGCTGTCGCCCACACGACATCACGTGATAACGGCGGGGACGGCCAGGGACGCCCTTGCGCTGGTCCGAAGGAAACCGTTTGATGTCATTATTCTCGATATTCAACTGCCCGACGGCAACGGCCTGGAGTTGCTGGAGCGTTTCCGAAAAGTCTCCATGGGCGCGGAAATCATCCTGGTCACCGGGTTCGGGGATATCGACAGCGCGGTGGAGGCGATGAAACGAAGCGCCTATGATTATATCACCAAACCTTTCAACCTCGACCGATTGGAGTTGGTCGTCGAAAAGGCCTATCAGCGGGCCTGCCTTACGCGGGAGAACCGTCTTCTCCGTCACAAACAGGGAGAATCCCCGCCCCACACCCTTATCGGCAATTCGCCGACCCTCGACCATGTGCGGTTTCTGGTGCAAAAAGTCGCGCCGACGCAGGTGCCGGTGCTCATCACTGGTGAAAGCGGCACCGGAAAAAACGTCGTCTCCCGGAACATCCATCACCTGAGCCGGCGATCGGGCTATCCGCTGATCACCAAAAATTGCGGCACGCTTCAGAAGGAATTGATACTCAGTGAGCTTTTCGGGCACCGGAAAGGTGCCTTTACCGGAGCGGCGGAATCACGGGACGGCCTTCTGGCGCTGGCCCACAAGGGGACCCTCTTCCTGGACGAAATCGGGGAACTTCCCATGGACGTCCAGGCATCCCTTTTGCGGGTGCTTGAGAGTCAGACCTTTCGGCGGGTGGGGGGGCAGAATGAACGCCGCGTGGACATTCGTTTCATCTTCGCCACCAATCGGAACCTGACCGATGAGGTGGAAGCCGGTCGTTTCAGTCAGGCCCTGTACCACCGGATCAATGTATTCAACATTGAACTGGCGCCGTTGCGGGAGAGAAAGGAAGACATACCGCTTTTGGTTGAACATTTCCGCCGGAAACTGAGCGTCGCAACCCCGCCGTGTCAAGTGTCCAAAAAGGCCATGCAGTGCCTCATGGTCTACGACTGGCCCGGCAACATTCGGGAACTCCAGAACGTGATCGAGCGGGGCATCATTCTGGCGGAAGAGGGGTGGATAACGGAACGGGGGCTTCCCCGGGAACTGGTCGAGGCGATCCGCGACACACCGTCCAAGGATACGCCCTTTTTCAGCCTGGCGGACATGGAGAAAAATCACATTCAGCGAGTGATGCGGTTTGTGGGCGGCAACCGGGCCAAGGCTTCCGAGATCCTCGGCATCGGTCGGAAAACCCTCTACCGAAAGCTCAAAAGCTATGAAACGGAAAATGAAAACGCGCCGTCCTTCAATTGA
- a CDS encoding AICARFT/IMPCHase bienzyme — protein sequence MTENLKKMYQTINEDHFPPEMEISFIEGTERQTLFYEKVTWAIDGVQKGLRYGENPGQEAALYRLVNGNLMLGDIETLLPGQYLASDIELLQSGKHPGKTNLTDTDNALNILRYFDDKPTAVIVKHNNPCGAARADTLSNAYHRAYMADRVAAFGGCIALNRSVDKTTAEAVSDQYAEVVVAPDFEEGVLDILGRRKNLRVIRIGNIARLKNFIGKRFVEFKSLIDGGHIVQWSFVPTARTPTDLKLAECEYQGKTYRVRREPTSREYEDMLFGWLVESGITSNSVIYVKDLVTVGIGTGEQDRVGVAEIARDKAYRKLADRYCFEAHGIPYKELTDPDRRAAIDARVAEERGGLTGAAMVSDAFFPFRDGIDVGIQEGVTAVIQPGGSSNDYQSIEACNAAGVTMVYTGQRSFKH from the coding sequence ATGACAGAAAATCTTAAAAAAATGTACCAGACCATCAATGAGGATCATTTCCCACCGGAGATGGAGATCAGTTTTATAGAAGGGACCGAACGGCAGACTTTGTTCTACGAGAAGGTCACGTGGGCCATCGATGGTGTCCAGAAGGGGTTGCGGTACGGTGAAAACCCCGGACAGGAGGCGGCGCTCTATCGATTGGTCAACGGCAATCTGATGCTGGGGGATATCGAGACCCTCCTCCCCGGGCAATACCTGGCTTCGGACATCGAACTGCTCCAGTCGGGGAAGCATCCGGGGAAGACCAACCTGACCGACACGGACAACGCTCTGAACATTCTCCGATACTTCGACGACAAGCCGACAGCGGTGATCGTCAAGCATAACAACCCCTGTGGGGCAGCTCGGGCGGATACCCTTTCGAACGCCTATCACAGGGCTTACATGGCCGACCGGGTAGCCGCTTTCGGCGGCTGTATTGCGCTCAATCGTTCAGTGGATAAGACCACCGCGGAGGCGGTCTCGGACCAGTATGCCGAAGTGGTGGTTGCCCCCGATTTTGAAGAAGGCGTTCTCGATATTCTGGGACGCCGGAAAAACCTGCGGGTCATCCGAATCGGTAACATCGCTCGTCTCAAAAATTTCATCGGCAAGCGTTTCGTGGAATTCAAAAGCCTCATTGACGGAGGCCATATTGTCCAGTGGTCGTTTGTTCCCACAGCGAGAACTCCGACAGACCTGAAACTTGCCGAGTGCGAGTATCAGGGAAAGACCTACCGGGTCCGTCGGGAGCCGACCTCCCGGGAGTATGAAGACATGCTGTTTGGATGGTTGGTGGAATCGGGCATCACCTCCAATTCCGTGATTTATGTCAAGGATCTGGTTACAGTCGGCATCGGCACCGGGGAGCAGGATCGCGTGGGTGTGGCCGAGATCGCGCGAGACAAGGCCTACCGGAAGTTGGCGGACCGATACTGTTTCGAGGCGCATGGCATCCCCTATAAGGAGCTTACGGATCCTGACCGAAGGGCAGCGATCGACGCACGGGTCGCCGAGGAGCGAGGGGGGTTGACGGGTGCCGCCATGGTAAGCGATGCTTTTTTCCCTTTCCGTGACGGCATCGATGTCGGTATTCAGGAAGGGGTGACGGCCGTGATACAGCCCGGCGGCTCGTCCAACGACTATCAGTCGATCGAGGCGTGCAATGCGGCGGGGGTCACCATGGTTTACACCGGTCAGAGAAGCTTCAAACACTGA
- a CDS encoding nucleotide pyrophosphohydrolase, which produces MTTALSITSYQKMVDEWVRTIGVRYFSELTNLAQLVEEVGEVARIMSRVFGDQSFKRSADDVARSGEPFDGPFPDPKDTLADELADVMFVLVCIANQTGVDLTDALCKNLEKKTRRDENRHRNNPKLRKSFTSDL; this is translated from the coding sequence ATGACGACGGCGTTGAGCATCACGTCATATCAGAAAATGGTGGATGAATGGGTGCGCACCATCGGAGTGCGCTATTTTTCGGAGCTCACCAACCTGGCCCAGTTGGTGGAAGAGGTCGGAGAAGTCGCTCGGATCATGTCCCGCGTCTTCGGAGACCAGAGTTTCAAAAGATCCGCTGATGACGTGGCGCGTTCAGGCGAGCCTTTCGACGGTCCGTTCCCGGATCCCAAGGATACGCTGGCCGATGAACTGGCCGATGTGATGTTTGTGCTCGTATGCATTGCCAACCAGACCGGCGTCGACCTGACGGACGCCCTTTGCAAAAACCTTGAAAAGAAGACCCGTCGCGATGAAAACAGACACCGGAACAACCCGAAACTTCGCAAATCATTCACCTCGGATTTATAA
- a CDS encoding LEA type 2 family protein: MIVRRWEPLQRRRAAGAPFAAALAFLLLLGCAAPGKRLEAPYISLTRIEVDSTTVFETVMTVTLRLLNTNDVPLTLKGADVRLTVDGKDVAHGVSRMETTLPAYDTALVPMTLYSSMIDLAQGLLKIRDQEPLKYGIRGNVRIEGGFLMPSTLPFSHTGELSLDGIHTRKQR; the protein is encoded by the coding sequence ATGATTGTCAGGCGTTGGGAACCGCTTCAGCGGCGCCGGGCAGCCGGGGCTCCGTTTGCGGCCGCTCTCGCTTTCCTGCTCCTCCTGGGATGCGCGGCTCCGGGCAAAAGACTCGAAGCACCCTACATCTCTCTCACCCGGATAGAGGTCGATAGCACCACCGTATTCGAGACGGTCATGACGGTAACTCTCCGCCTCCTTAACACCAACGACGTTCCCCTCACGCTGAAAGGCGCGGACGTAAGGCTTACGGTCGACGGCAAAGACGTCGCCCATGGCGTCTCTCGCATGGAAACAACCCTTCCGGCCTATGACACCGCCCTCGTTCCCATGACGCTCTATTCATCCATGATCGACCTGGCCCAGGGACTTTTGAAGATAAGGGATCAAGAGCCGTTGAAATACGGTATTCGCGGGAATGTCCGCATCGAGGGAGGATTTTTGATGCCGTCGACCCTCCCCTTCTCCCACACGGGCGAACTTTCTCTCGACGGAATTCACACACGAAAACAGAGGTAG
- a CDS encoding Coenzyme F420 hydrogenase/dehydrogenase, beta subunit C-terminal domain has translation MKTFNDLIDEVQKPGLCHRCGGCVTFCTSINYGALKLGDDGSPQYADREKCIECGLCYSICPEIDEYQEETKKVAGWTPPMGHIIETLTARAADPAIRAKATDGGVVTALLVHLFDRGHIDGAIVTRQMGPFERDPMLAATRQEIIDSAGFYFDSSHGVKHFGHDYSTYSPSVQEFRPMMQKGLRRVALVGTPCQIKTLRKMEAMSIVPSDSIRYTLGLFCSGNFIFDEEERRRLEGIAGISWNDVRKINIKDELMIHLTSGALKTLPLEKIDFMKRYACRFCPDYASEYADVSFGGIGSLEGWTTVITRSPVGRAIIADAKNSTLEVYGVSSRPDMTAEIQDKVWEKSRKKKEYSQRMHDALLLAQRGGRG, from the coding sequence ATGAAAACCTTTAATGACTTGATAGACGAAGTCCAGAAGCCCGGCCTTTGTCACCGTTGCGGGGGATGTGTGACCTTCTGCACGTCGATCAACTACGGCGCACTGAAGCTCGGTGACGACGGATCACCGCAGTACGCGGACCGCGAAAAATGCATCGAGTGCGGCCTTTGCTATTCGATATGTCCTGAAATCGATGAATATCAGGAGGAAACCAAAAAAGTGGCCGGTTGGACGCCGCCCATGGGCCATATCATCGAGACCCTGACGGCAAGAGCCGCCGATCCGGCGATACGGGCCAAAGCCACGGACGGGGGCGTGGTCACGGCGCTTCTCGTCCATCTGTTTGATCGGGGACATATCGACGGCGCCATTGTGACCCGGCAGATGGGGCCCTTCGAGCGGGATCCCATGCTGGCCGCCACCCGCCAGGAGATTATCGACTCGGCGGGGTTCTATTTCGACAGCTCTCACGGCGTCAAGCACTTCGGACATGACTATTCCACCTATTCCCCATCGGTTCAGGAGTTCCGGCCCATGATGCAGAAGGGACTCAGGCGGGTCGCGCTGGTGGGTACGCCCTGTCAGATCAAAACCCTTCGAAAGATGGAGGCCATGAGTATCGTGCCGTCCGACAGTATCCGATATACCCTGGGCCTCTTCTGTTCGGGAAATTTCATATTCGACGAGGAAGAGCGGCGGAGGCTCGAGGGTATCGCCGGAATCTCCTGGAACGATGTCCGGAAAATCAACATCAAGGATGAGTTGATGATTCATCTGACCTCGGGCGCCCTTAAAACGCTGCCTCTTGAGAAGATCGATTTCATGAAACGGTACGCCTGCCGATTCTGTCCGGATTACGCCTCCGAGTATGCCGACGTCTCCTTTGGCGGAATCGGTTCGTTGGAAGGCTGGACTACCGTGATCACCCGTTCGCCCGTTGGACGTGCCATCATAGCCGATGCCAAAAACAGCACGCTGGAGGTCTACGGCGTCTCCAGCCGTCCCGATATGACCGCCGAGATCCAGGACAAGGTTTGGGAAAAATCGAGGAAAAAGAAAGAATACTCCCAGCGGATGCATGACGCCCTGCTTCTCGCCCAGCGGGGCGGACGCGGCTGA